The following coding sequences are from one Rhineura floridana isolate rRhiFlo1 chromosome 2, rRhiFlo1.hap2, whole genome shotgun sequence window:
- the SYNJ2BP gene encoding synaptojanin-2-binding protein, with product MNGGVDYLLSEEVINLTRGPSGLGFNIVGGTDQQYISNDTGIYVSRIKADGAAALDGRLQEGDKILTVNGKELKNMLHQHVVDLFRTAGDNVSLKVQHRLLPQNGPSSHRGDGEPGDLPLAVILVPGLAIAAAVVWAFLRYRQRV from the exons ATGAACGGAGGAGTGGATTATCTCCTCTCTGAGGAAGTGATCAATCTCACCAGAGGACCTTCAG GCTTGGGCTTTAATATAGTTGGTGGGACAGACCAGCAGTACATCTCCAACGACACGGGCATCTATGTTAGTCGGATCAAAGCAGATGGCGCCGCTGCTCTTGATGGACGCCTGCAGGAGGGAGACAAAATTTTAACA GTCAATGGCAAGGAGCTGAAGAATATGTTGCACCAGCATGTTGTGGATCTGTTCAGGACAGCAGGTGATAATGTATCACTAAAGGTTCAACACAGG CTGCTGCCTCAGAACGGTCCCTCAAGCCACAGAGGGGATGGAGAGCCAGGAGACCTGCCCTTGGCTGTGATCCTGGTGCCAGGGCTGGCCATAGCAGCAGCTGTAGTATGGGCCTTCCTGAGATATCGGCAACGGGTGTGA